The following coding sequences lie in one Homalodisca vitripennis isolate AUS2020 chromosome X, UT_GWSS_2.1, whole genome shotgun sequence genomic window:
- the LOC124369189 gene encoding PAT complex subunit Asterix, whose product MHAGNHISDPRRPDREHRFKQPVSNSQNPNGDDLTPDYMNILGMIFSMCGLMMRLKWCAWVALYCSCISFANSRVNDDTKQILSSFMLSISAVVMSYLQNPQPMSPPWTTVLQ is encoded by the exons ATGCATGCAGGCAATCACATATCTGATCCACGAAGACCCGATAGAGAACATAG aTTCAAACAGCCAGTATCCAATTCCCAAAATCCTAATGGAGATGACTTAACTCCAGATTATATGAATATACTTGGTATGATATTTAGCATGTGCGGCCTCATGATGAGG TTGAAGTGGTGTGCATGGGTGGCTCTGTACTGTTCTTGTATTAGCTTTGCCAACTCACGTGTTAATGATGATACGAAACAAATTCTCAGCAGCTTCAT GCTTTCTATCTCAGCAGTAGTGATGTCATATCTGCAGAACCCACAGCCCATGAGCCCCCCTTGGACAACAGTGCTGCAATGA